One Leptospira wolbachii serovar Codice str. CDC genomic region harbors:
- the zigA gene encoding zinc metallochaperone GTPase ZigA, protein MTEKIPVTVLSGFLGAGKTTLLNHILSNREGLRVAVIVNDMSEINIDARLVASGGSLSRTNEKLVEMSNGCICCTLREDLLIEITKLAKDGKYDSILIESTGISEPLPIAETFTFADESGVSLSDLVRLDSMITVVDAVNFLKDFQSLDSLSERELGAGEEDERDIVDLLVDQVEFSDTIIVNKISLLSEEKKNRLLTILRSLNAEAEIITTDYSKVPLAKVLNTGRFDFDKASQSPLWLKELRGEHTPETEEYGIKSFVYGNRRPMHPERFYQWLHSEKPGVVRAKGFVWLASKMDWVLLYSQAGNLSSYKPEGYWWASIPDEDIPDDPDVLENLQAHWLEPWGDRRQEIVLIGRDMDEKKIRASLDKCLLNDNEYKAGPEGWASLEDPFPDWE, encoded by the coding sequence ATGACAGAAAAAATACCTGTGACCGTGCTCTCTGGTTTTTTAGGAGCCGGGAAAACTACCCTCTTAAACCACATCCTTTCCAACAGAGAAGGATTACGCGTGGCCGTCATCGTAAACGATATGAGCGAAATCAATATCGATGCGCGGCTTGTTGCTTCCGGCGGCAGCTTAAGTCGTACCAATGAAAAATTAGTAGAAATGTCGAATGGTTGCATTTGTTGCACACTTCGCGAAGACCTACTCATTGAGATCACCAAACTTGCCAAAGATGGAAAGTATGATTCCATCCTTATTGAATCCACTGGAATTTCCGAACCTCTACCCATCGCTGAGACATTTACCTTTGCTGACGAATCGGGTGTGAGTTTGTCTGATCTTGTCCGATTGGATTCTATGATTACGGTTGTGGATGCCGTAAATTTTTTAAAAGACTTTCAAAGCCTAGACTCTCTAAGCGAACGGGAATTAGGTGCCGGAGAGGAAGATGAAAGGGACATTGTGGACTTACTTGTGGACCAAGTTGAGTTTAGCGATACCATCATAGTAAACAAAATCAGTCTGTTGTCAGAAGAAAAAAAGAATCGTCTCCTGACCATTTTACGATCCTTAAATGCAGAGGCTGAGATCATCACAACAGATTACAGCAAAGTTCCTTTGGCAAAAGTTTTAAATACGGGTCGGTTTGATTTTGATAAAGCAAGCCAGTCTCCTTTATGGCTAAAGGAACTCCGCGGAGAACATACACCCGAAACAGAAGAATATGGAATCAAAAGTTTTGTGTATGGAAACAGACGCCCCATGCATCCAGAAAGATTTTATCAGTGGTTACATTCTGAAAAACCCGGTGTGGTTCGAGCTAAAGGGTTTGTTTGGCTTGCAAGTAAAATGGACTGGGTTCTACTCTACTCCCAAGCCGGGAACTTATCATCCTATAAACCAGAAGGGTATTGGTGGGCAAGCATTCCTGATGAGGACATTCCGGATGATCCCGATGTGTTAGAAAATCTGCAAGCCCATTGGTTGGAACCCTGGGGAGACAGACGCCAAGAGATTGTTCTCATTGGAAGAGATATGGATGAGAAAAAAATCCGAGCCTCTCTCGACAAATGCCTGCTAAATGATAATGAATACAAAGCTGGGCCGGAAGGTTGGGCATCTCTCGAAGATCCATTTCCTGATTGGGAATGA
- a CDS encoding VOC family protein, producing MAVAKKKSSSKKPNPGVKKVEYIGSPTQSITPFLMFNANIEEVAKFYKSIFKKSKFLVVNPTQAEFILNGQKFFAFNGGPGFQFSWGVSFMISVETQKEVDYYWNGLLADGGKESMCGWLQDKFGMWWQVTPKILLQLISHPDPEKAERAQEAMLKMRKIDIAALKAAVA from the coding sequence ATGGCCGTTGCAAAAAAGAAATCTAGTTCGAAAAAGCCAAATCCTGGTGTGAAAAAAGTGGAATATATTGGTTCGCCTACTCAAAGCATCACTCCCTTTCTGATGTTCAATGCGAACATCGAAGAAGTTGCCAAATTCTATAAATCCATTTTCAAAAAATCTAAATTTCTAGTCGTGAATCCCACACAGGCGGAATTCATTTTGAATGGGCAAAAGTTTTTTGCCTTTAATGGAGGACCTGGGTTTCAATTCAGTTGGGGTGTCTCTTTTATGATTAGCGTTGAGACACAAAAGGAAGTCGATTATTACTGGAATGGTCTTCTTGCTGACGGTGGTAAAGAAAGTATGTGCGGTTGGCTACAGGACAAATTTGGTATGTGGTGGCAGGTCACACCAAAAATCCTTTTGCAACTGATTTCGCATCCAGACCCAGAAAAGGCAGAACGAGCCCAAGAAGCAATGCTGAAGATGCGTAAAATTGACATCGCTGCATTAAAAGCAGCGGTCGCTTAA
- a CDS encoding group II truncated hemoglobin, with protein sequence MKKIPTLYEWAGDIKTFDVLFTQFYDKVLKDELLGNVFGNMSPEHIQHVSHFVAEVFGGGPFYTSNDGGSHSLMIGKHIGKMLTEEMRQRWVHLLLQTADEVGLKSDPEFRSAFVGYVEWGTRLAVINSQLIDNPMDTNEPMPQWGWGETGGPYLPN encoded by the coding sequence ATGAAAAAAATACCAACGTTATACGAATGGGCAGGCGATATAAAAACTTTTGATGTTTTGTTCACTCAGTTTTATGACAAAGTTTTGAAAGACGAATTACTCGGGAATGTGTTCGGAAATATGTCACCGGAACATATCCAACATGTATCGCATTTTGTCGCAGAGGTTTTTGGAGGCGGTCCATTTTATACTTCTAATGATGGGGGAAGCCATTCTCTTATGATCGGAAAACACATTGGCAAAATGTTAACGGAAGAGATGAGGCAACGTTGGGTTCATCTACTTTTACAAACTGCTGATGAAGTTGGTCTCAAAAGTGATCCTGAGTTTCGTTCTGCATTTGTTGGATACGTAGAATGGGGGACAAGGCTTGCCGTCATTAATTCACAGCTTATCGACAATCCCATGGATACAAACGAACCTATGCCCCAATGGGGATGGGGGGAGACGGGTGGTCCCTATCTACCAAACTAA
- a CDS encoding type II CAAX endopeptidase family protein — protein sequence MKEYYRSLVLYFCLAYLVSWTIWLPLYLPKFGIHFLPVLPFHHAWGAFGPLSAAFILNKLEHGNVGVKNLLLRMFQWKVHWFWYLIAVFSPFLLLLLATIINYFMNSKFSFDGLGMSSEFPQFGFVSFFLYNTIVYGFGEETGWRGYALPKLQKNWNAFYSTVILTFLWALWHAPLFLYRPGFMAMELFGIIGWFMSLFTGAILLTWLYNSSRGSILMVALFHGTIDIVFTSDSIDTNIMNITGFLLVVFAVFVLGFTGFENLSKAQKQTNS from the coding sequence ATGAAGGAATATTATAGATCGTTAGTGTTATACTTTTGTTTAGCATATCTGGTCTCTTGGACCATTTGGCTTCCTTTGTATTTGCCAAAGTTTGGGATTCATTTTTTACCTGTATTGCCTTTTCATCATGCATGGGGAGCATTTGGGCCCTTGTCTGCTGCGTTTATTTTAAACAAACTAGAACATGGAAATGTTGGTGTAAAAAATTTACTTTTACGAATGTTTCAGTGGAAGGTGCATTGGTTTTGGTATTTGATAGCGGTTTTTAGTCCCTTCCTACTTCTTTTATTAGCAACCATCATCAATTATTTTATGAACTCAAAGTTTAGTTTCGATGGATTAGGAATGAGTAGCGAGTTCCCTCAGTTTGGTTTTGTTTCCTTCTTTTTATACAATACCATTGTCTATGGATTTGGGGAAGAAACCGGATGGAGGGGATACGCCTTACCGAAGTTACAAAAAAATTGGAATGCATTTTATTCAACTGTGATCCTTACCTTTTTATGGGCTTTGTGGCATGCTCCGCTTTTTTTGTATAGACCTGGTTTTATGGCAATGGAGTTATTTGGAATCATAGGATGGTTTATGTCCTTGTTTACCGGTGCCATTCTTTTGACCTGGCTTTATAATTCTTCACGCGGAAGTATCTTAATGGTGGCTCTCTTTCACGGAACCATCGATATCGTATTTACTTCTGACTCTATCGACACAAACATTATGAACATTACTGGTTTCTTGTTGGTTGTTTTTGCAGTTTTCGTCCTAGGATTCACAGGTTTTGAAAATTTATCGAAGGCCCAGAAACAGACGAATTCATAA
- a CDS encoding HEAT repeat domain-containing protein, whose translation MQKYLFLVPFFFALTLILNCDPVPPKEDSGSTEEIVSEEQTTKELLENLNSTDSFTRSQAAVQLGSREERSAIPKLKKLLSDKEPGVRAGAAIALGDLKDKSSATAIANLMWSDTENPKDVYLDALTRLKDPSVGNRIYPLLDDANATLRLQVVDALVQIGANAVGSQILNLASKNKDREKDKTYAMALGKLKISASESYLLRLTQTQDESPTLAAAYLALGRIKAKKANDVLVKALNLPYSKGKENASMALIEIGNPSVVPKVFQALQSNDPETKLYVTDVLCSIPSKEAAELAFGLLNGKDTKNWGSAAKIVGRQRFKEARLRIEELLEKESTPERDSFAEALGWIGDKTSVPVLRKVLLSGAKEGPYGSAWALGILGAKEAVPDLIKALDMGDAKLMVYALEALGSIADPSSLPKLKELLSERPKMAPQILSTVALIPTEEARLIIEEATKSKDADVYRPAMEEIAKRKDKKSIPLLLTFANGDDSEKRKLSYYALTAVTGQKFRTAKDWNHWAKGKL comes from the coding sequence ATGCAAAAGTATTTGTTTTTGGTTCCTTTTTTTTTCGCCCTTACTCTCATTTTAAATTGTGATCCCGTTCCCCCGAAGGAAGATTCAGGTTCCACAGAGGAAATTGTGTCAGAAGAACAAACCACAAAAGAACTGTTGGAAAACCTGAATTCTACTGATTCCTTTACTCGCTCCCAAGCGGCAGTACAGTTGGGGAGTCGGGAAGAAAGATCAGCCATACCTAAATTAAAAAAACTTTTATCTGATAAGGAACCTGGGGTTCGAGCAGGTGCTGCCATTGCGCTTGGAGACCTAAAGGACAAATCGTCTGCTACGGCAATTGCCAATTTGATGTGGTCCGATACCGAAAATCCAAAGGATGTTTATTTGGATGCGCTGACTCGTTTGAAAGATCCATCAGTGGGAAACCGAATTTATCCTTTGTTAGATGATGCAAATGCAACCCTTCGCTTACAAGTTGTGGATGCCTTGGTACAAATTGGTGCCAACGCAGTCGGTTCTCAAATTTTAAATTTAGCATCGAAAAATAAAGATCGGGAAAAAGACAAAACCTACGCCATGGCACTTGGAAAACTAAAAATTTCGGCGTCTGAATCTTATTTACTCCGACTCACTCAAACACAAGACGAATCTCCAACCCTTGCAGCGGCATACCTTGCTCTTGGAAGAATCAAAGCAAAAAAGGCAAATGATGTACTTGTGAAAGCACTAAACCTTCCTTACAGTAAAGGAAAAGAAAATGCATCGATGGCTCTGATTGAAATTGGGAATCCATCAGTTGTTCCCAAAGTATTCCAAGCCTTACAGTCAAATGACCCAGAAACCAAACTCTATGTTACAGATGTCCTCTGTTCGATTCCATCCAAAGAAGCGGCAGAGTTAGCCTTCGGGTTGTTAAATGGAAAGGATACAAAAAACTGGGGGAGTGCCGCAAAGATTGTTGGCCGCCAAAGGTTTAAAGAAGCAAGACTTCGCATTGAAGAGTTATTAGAAAAAGAATCCACTCCAGAACGAGATAGTTTTGCAGAAGCTCTCGGTTGGATTGGTGATAAAACTTCAGTTCCCGTACTTAGAAAGGTTTTATTGTCAGGTGCGAAAGAGGGACCTTATGGTTCTGCTTGGGCCCTCGGAATTCTTGGTGCCAAAGAAGCCGTTCCTGATTTGATCAAGGCTTTGGACATGGGAGATGCAAAACTTATGGTTTATGCTTTGGAAGCCCTTGGTTCGATTGCGGATCCATCGAGTTTGCCTAAACTAAAAGAACTACTTTCCGAAAGACCCAAAATGGCTCCGCAAATTCTATCCACAGTGGCTTTGATTCCCACAGAAGAAGCCCGCCTCATCATCGAAGAAGCAACAAAGTCTAAGGATGCGGACGTATACCGGCCCGCTATGGAAGAAATTGCCAAACGCAAAGATAAAAAATCCATTCCTCTTTTATTGACATTTGCTAACGGAGATGATTCCGAAAAACGTAAACTTAGCTACTATGCATTAACCGCTGTAACAGGGCAAAAGTTTCGTACAGCAAAGGATTGGAATCATTGGGCGAAGGGAAAATTATAA
- a CDS encoding di-heme oxidoreductase family protein — protein sequence MRNIFLLVFVFSMYGCAFVETNVCSTGFTFPEVGNITSALECPKEKKLCDDGSCFALLGLHQSERFPWEYEEGEELSGGKAMTSFVTDARAFLQFGKNSPLTTISDFTVGQAVFEVPWAPGQSSTLPDRDGLGPFFHTNSCLGCHAGNGRVLEDDGDRLVSTLVRLGVGSKGNDPEPVYGTQFQPNSIAGVTAEGNVHIEYDIIAGNFNDGLPYSLRKPKLVFSALGYGAFASDHKTSIRITQQVIGLGLLEAVSEDQILSFADPGDLDGDGISGRANSIFDLSGSGKLMGRFGWKANAPNLKRQNSAAFSGDIGISSPMFFNENCSANQTACSNAVGGGNPEVSEEKIVAITKYMQLVAVPVRRNAKVEGILAGKKQFFFAGCNKCHTQKMVTSNNAAYTQLSNQTIRPYTDLLLHDMGEGLSDGKGDGLATESEWRTAPLWGIGLLETVNVKARYLHDGRARTLEEAILWHGGEAEKSKNYFLALSESERNSLVRFLQSL from the coding sequence ATGAGAAATATTTTTTTGTTAGTTTTCGTTTTTTCCATGTATGGATGTGCATTCGTGGAAACAAACGTTTGTTCTACTGGGTTTACTTTTCCCGAAGTTGGAAACATAACTTCAGCTTTAGAGTGTCCGAAAGAGAAAAAACTTTGTGATGATGGTTCATGTTTTGCCTTACTTGGGTTGCATCAATCAGAACGATTCCCTTGGGAATACGAAGAAGGAGAGGAACTTTCTGGCGGAAAGGCAATGACTAGTTTTGTAACTGATGCACGTGCCTTTCTTCAGTTTGGAAAAAATTCTCCTTTAACAACCATTTCGGATTTCACAGTGGGACAAGCGGTTTTTGAAGTTCCATGGGCACCAGGCCAGTCGTCCACTTTGCCTGACCGCGATGGGCTTGGTCCTTTTTTTCATACCAACTCTTGTTTAGGATGTCATGCGGGAAATGGAAGAGTATTGGAAGATGATGGAGATCGATTGGTTTCCACCTTGGTTCGATTAGGTGTTGGTAGTAAGGGGAATGATCCAGAACCTGTTTATGGAACACAATTTCAACCGAATTCTATTGCTGGTGTTACTGCTGAGGGAAATGTACATATAGAATATGATATTATCGCTGGTAATTTTAACGATGGTTTACCTTATTCACTTCGAAAACCGAAATTAGTATTTAGCGCACTTGGTTATGGTGCCTTTGCATCTGATCACAAAACATCGATTAGAATCACACAACAAGTCATTGGACTTGGGTTATTGGAAGCAGTTTCGGAGGATCAAATCCTCTCTTTTGCTGATCCAGGTGATTTAGATGGAGATGGAATCTCTGGTAGAGCCAATTCTATTTTTGATCTCTCTGGAAGTGGAAAGTTGATGGGTCGATTTGGTTGGAAGGCAAATGCACCAAATCTCAAACGTCAGAACTCTGCCGCTTTTTCGGGTGACATTGGGATTTCTAGCCCTATGTTTTTTAACGAAAACTGCAGTGCAAATCAGACGGCATGTTCCAATGCAGTAGGTGGTGGTAACCCGGAAGTTTCGGAAGAGAAAATCGTGGCCATTACAAAGTATATGCAACTGGTTGCCGTACCAGTTCGGCGGAACGCAAAAGTGGAAGGAATTTTGGCAGGAAAAAAACAATTTTTCTTTGCCGGGTGTAACAAATGTCATACGCAAAAAATGGTAACCTCTAATAATGCAGCCTATACCCAACTTTCTAATCAGACGATTCGCCCTTACACCGATTTACTTTTGCACGATATGGGAGAAGGTTTGTCGGATGGAAAGGGAGATGGATTGGCCACGGAAAGCGAATGGAGGACTGCCCCACTTTGGGGAATTGGATTATTGGAAACTGTCAATGTGAAGGCCAGGTATTTGCACGATGGAAGAGCGAGGACACTGGAAGAAGCGATCCTTTGGCATGGGGGAGAAGCAGAGAAAAGTAAAAACTATTTTCTTGCTTTAAGTGAATCCGAAAGAAATAGTCTCGTTCGTTTTTTACAATCTTTGTAA
- a CDS encoding RCC1 domain-containing protein, whose amino-acid sequence MNRNRKILKTFLLIVTVFGFLSLCKPKSEDTSGLALLGFVQNSSNLSGTLTDGAGNPIPNASLELEVAASFKSASSKALATTTETGTWQLPLGNGTFDISVKDNTGKLLGTFKIASSENLEPSIEDISHLTDTIFLVSLANQRDVGSKFEILSPKDGSIIKTYDLAVNVKTTDSLTCQVLQNKMEKQNFQVNKGESNPSISIKPLLGANKIQIHCKNESGVSAKKTILTYFGNRITAGGSHSGYVVNGSLYTWGRNNYGQLGSGTSTGDLTNPTITKLSTISNVSSIGFNQNNSLAITDDGSVWTWGANSSGQLGMGNTGDLQASTSDAGPRNPPRKVPGISGAVMGTYGYDHAVVLKSDGTVVTFGSNSVGQLGNGTGGAGTYSANPVTVTGLPTDIIQVIAGSEHTAALTKSGDVYVWGRDQYGNLGDGTLGTASEVNSTPKKVLSLSGIIHIANGRDHILALKSDGTVYSWGLAASGQLGTGGSGSPSPVATPTLVTGLYNVVSVWANGTQSFAILSDGTVKGWGANASGNLGTGLTTPAKLYTPGDIVVGVKDIQYFGCGALHNFAILKSGSLYGWGWNFKGSVGRSDLQETWAATTPIFLTIPK is encoded by the coding sequence ATGAACAGAAACAGAAAAATCCTCAAAACATTCCTACTCATCGTGACCGTATTCGGCTTTCTTTCTCTTTGTAAACCAAAGTCGGAAGACACCAGTGGACTTGCTCTCCTAGGGTTTGTCCAAAATTCCTCAAACCTATCGGGAACACTTACGGATGGGGCAGGTAATCCTATTCCAAATGCCAGTTTGGAGCTGGAGGTGGCAGCCAGTTTCAAAAGTGCTTCCTCGAAAGCTCTTGCTACAACTACGGAAACGGGAACTTGGCAACTCCCTCTCGGAAATGGTACTTTTGATATTTCTGTGAAGGATAACACTGGTAAGTTGCTTGGAACATTTAAAATTGCCTCTTCGGAAAATTTGGAACCTTCCATTGAGGATATCTCTCACCTAACAGATACGATCTTTCTTGTTTCGCTGGCGAACCAACGAGATGTTGGGTCAAAGTTTGAAATTCTCTCACCAAAAGATGGAAGTATTATTAAAACTTATGATTTGGCTGTAAATGTCAAAACAACGGATTCTTTAACTTGTCAGGTTTTGCAAAACAAAATGGAGAAACAAAATTTCCAAGTAAATAAAGGCGAATCCAATCCATCGATTTCTATAAAACCATTATTAGGTGCCAATAAAATCCAAATCCATTGCAAAAATGAATCGGGAGTTTCTGCAAAGAAAACCATCCTCACTTATTTTGGAAATCGGATTACTGCTGGAGGATCTCACTCTGGTTATGTGGTGAATGGAAGTCTTTATACTTGGGGTAGAAATAATTATGGCCAATTGGGTTCTGGAACATCCACCGGAGACCTTACGAATCCTACAATTACCAAGTTATCAACGATCTCCAATGTATCCTCGATCGGGTTTAACCAAAACAACTCCCTAGCAATCACAGATGATGGAAGCGTTTGGACTTGGGGAGCTAATAGCAGTGGCCAATTAGGTATGGGAAATACAGGGGATTTACAGGCTTCTACTTCTGATGCCGGACCAAGAAACCCTCCTCGTAAAGTTCCTGGAATTAGTGGTGCTGTAATGGGAACTTATGGTTATGATCATGCTGTGGTTTTAAAATCAGATGGAACTGTTGTTACCTTTGGTTCTAACTCTGTTGGCCAATTGGGAAATGGAACTGGGGGAGCAGGAACTTATTCTGCAAATCCTGTAACTGTGACGGGGCTTCCTACCGACATCATTCAAGTCATTGCAGGATCAGAACATACTGCCGCCTTAACTAAGTCAGGTGATGTTTATGTTTGGGGTAGAGACCAATATGGAAACTTGGGGGATGGAACTTTGGGAACAGCCTCAGAAGTTAACTCGACTCCTAAAAAAGTTTTATCACTCTCAGGAATCATCCATATTGCAAACGGAAGAGACCATATACTCGCCTTAAAAAGTGACGGTACTGTTTACTCTTGGGGTCTAGCTGCCAGTGGTCAGTTAGGGACTGGTGGCAGTGGTTCACCAAGCCCTGTGGCAACGCCGACATTGGTGACTGGCCTTTATAATGTAGTTTCTGTTTGGGCCAATGGTACTCAAAGTTTTGCCATCTTAAGTGATGGGACTGTGAAAGGTTGGGGAGCCAACGCCAGCGGAAATTTAGGAACTGGTCTTACTACCCCTGCAAAACTTTATACACCAGGAGACATTGTTGTGGGTGTTAAAGATATCCAATACTTCGGGTGTGGGGCATTGCATAATTTTGCCATTCTCAAATCAGGATCATTGTATGGATGGGGTTGGAACTTCAAAGGTTCTGTTGGCCGATCGGATCTCCAAGAAACTTGGGCGGCAACAACACCAATTTTCCTCACGATTCCTAAGTAG